The following proteins are encoded in a genomic region of Cygnus olor isolate bCygOlo1 chromosome 11, bCygOlo1.pri.v2, whole genome shotgun sequence:
- the MTFMT gene encoding methionyl-tRNA formyltransferase, mitochondrial yields MRGRLLRAWREGLKAAGGGVGARARREPPWRVLFFGTDRFAVTALRALQAAREPSKDLLVSRLEVVTLPSRLPRGLPVKSCAQELQLPVHEWPHTGPVGQFDVGVVASFGRLLSEDLILQFPYGVLNVHPSFLPRWRGPAPIVHTILHGDKVTGVTIMEIRPKRFDVGPIIKQEEFAVPPRCTTKELEEILSKMGANMLLSVLKNLPESLENKKEQPKEGVTFAPKVSVAKSCIKWEEQTAAQVIRLHRAIGSMFPLQTLWKGSPVKLMNFVEVDNIPDLADQVLNDDEAVPGSLLYHKVSQTLIARCKEGWVGIKTVVLKKKLRAVDFYNGYMHPWFQQNSRTVHQECRFQTLRLSPAKKTLKERNTGAGYKTIDVS; encoded by the exons ATGCGGGGGCGGCTGCTGCGGGCCTGGCGTGAGGGGCTGaaggcggcgggcggcggggtcGGGGCCCGGGCCAGGCGGGAGCCGCCATGGAGGGTTCTCTTCTTCGGCACCGACCGCTTCGCTGTCACCGCCCTGCGAGCCCTGCAGGCCGCCAG GGAGCCCAGCAAGGACTTGCTTGTGTCCAGGTTGGAGGTGGTGACCCTGCCCTCCCGCCTGCCCAGAGGCCTGCCCGTGAAGAGCTGTGCCCAGGAGCTCCAGCTGCCTGTTCACGAGTGGCCGCACACGGGGCCTGTGGGGCAGTTTGATGTTGGTGTGGTGGCATCCTTTGGACGTCTCCTAAGCGAGGACCTTATTCTACAGTTCCCATA TGGCGTGCTGAATGTCCATCCCAGCTTTCTCCCGCGATGGCGTGGTCCTGCACCGATAGTCCACACGATTCTTCATGGTGACAAAGTGACTGGGGTGACAATTATGGAAATAAGACCAAAGAG GTTTGACGTAGGTCCAATTATTAAGCAAGAAGAGTTTGCTGTTCCTCCCCGCTGTACTACAAAGGAGTTGGAAGAGATACTATCTAAGATGGGTGCAAACATG ctgctgtcagTTTTGAAAAACTTGCCTGaaagtttagaaaataaaaaagaacagccGAAAGAAGGAGTAACATTTG CTCCTAAAGTATCTGTAGCTAAGAGTTGTATAAAATGGGAAGAGCAAACAGCTGCACAAGTAATTCGGCTGCACCGTGCCATAGGAAGTATG TTTCCTTTGCAGACGCTCTGGAAGGGTAGTCCTGTTAAGCTTATGAATTTTGTGGAAGTGGATAATATCCCTGATCTTGCTG aCCAAGTATTAAATGACGATGAAGCTGTTCCTGGTTCACTACTATACCATAAAGTGTCCCAAACACTGATAGCTCGTTGCAAG gaaggCTGGGTTGGAATCAAAACAGTCGTGCTAAAGAAGAAACTTAGAGCAGTTGACTTCTACAATGGGTATATGCACCCCTGGTTCCAGCAGAACTCGAGAACGGTTCATCAGGAATGCAGATTTCAAACACTCAGACTTAGCCCAGCAAAAAAGACTCTCAAAGAGCGAAATACTGGTGCAGGATATAAAACAATAGATGTATCTTAA